From the Terriglobales bacterium genome, the window GTTGCTCCAATAGAACATGCCGGAGTCCTTCGGACGGGCCGGCTCTGCGGCCTTTTCCGGGGCGTTCTCGTACACTAGGCGGCCGTCGCTGGTGTAAGTGGCGACGATGCCTTGAGCGTGCGTGGCCGGGCTGAAGCCGACGAGCAGCAAAACGACGTATAGGATTGAAACCAGGCGCTTGTTCATTCCTTCTCCAGAGGCCTAATTGCAGGCCGATCCGGTTCCGACAAGAACCTCATTCCACGACAGTTAGCGCTCTATGTCGTTCTTTTCGGCGCTCGCCGTGGCTTCACCCGAGCTTCTAATCCTGACGGAGAAGATACTTCCAGAGCAGTTGGATTATAGGACGCCTGTTTCAGCGGGAGCAATAACCAGAAGAACAGGAACCAGCGGCGTGACTAGCGGAAGAAGCCGGAAAAAAAGGAACGAAATCCATAGAAACCGTGGAATGGTTCGCGACGTTACCGAGGTACCTGATTGAACAATAGGTAGTTTGCCGAGTTTGGCAACCAGCAAGCAACAGAACCGGCTTCGGTAGGCGTGGAGCCGAGAAATGGCCGAATGGCCAGCTCCGGGTCAATCACAATGCCGATCTCAAGATGCGTAGCCGCTGCAGAGGCGGCGTCACCACCGACTACCCCAGGCGTCTGTTGCGTCTACCCAACGCCCTGCTTTTGCTCCTCGGCGGGTTCATGGTGCTCTTGCCATCCGGGCAAGACGTTGCTCCCGGTTATGAGCCGGGCGCCGGACTGCCAGCTCAAGTATTGCCAAGCCCAGTTCAAAAGGACAAAGAATCGATTGCGATACCCAATCAGGTAGATCAGGTGGATAAATAGCCAGGCTGACCACGCGAGGAATCCAGAGAGGTGAATTTTCCCGATCTGGGCGATGCCTTTGCTGCGGCCGATGGTCGCCATGCTGCCTTTGTCCCAATAGCTGAAGGCCTGGCTCGGCTCTCCGGAGATGCGTCGCCTGATCTCTTTAGCAACGTATTGGCCCATCTGGATCGCAACCGGGGCGACTCCGGGCACAGGTGCTCCATCTTGCTCGAAGTGTGCGAGGTCACCGATTACGAAGATCTCCGGATGCGATTCGATATTTAGACGATTGTTCACGAAGACGCGCCCACTACGATCAACTTTCGCGCCGAGCGCCTGGCCCAAAGGTGAAGCCTTCACTCCGGCGGCCCACAAGGTGACTGCTGAAGCGATGCGTTCGTCGCCAACCCACACCGCGCCCGGCTCCACATTCGTGACCATGGTGCTCGTATGGACTTCAACTCCGAGCTGTTCGAGCTGTTTTTGCGCGCTGGCCGATAAATCTTCGGCGTACGCCGGCAATACGCGTGGACCGCCTTCTAACAAGATCACCCGCGCACGACGAGGGTCGGTGCCATGGAAATCTCTGCTGAGCACGTGCCGGGCGATTTCCGAGATCGCTCCGGCGAGTTCTACCCCGGTCGGGCCGCCACCCACGATCACGAAATTCAGCGGTCGCTGAATACCATCGAGCAGCGACTCGCGCTCCGCCAGCTCGAATGCCAGGAGCACGCGCCGGCGGATTTCAGTGGCATCTTCCAGGCTTTTCAAACCCGGCGCAAAAGCTTCCCAGTGATCATGTCCGAAATAGGAATGGGTCGCGCCAGTGGCCAGGACCAGGTAGTCGTAAACGACATAGTCGCCGCCCTCCAGGTTAATGACGCGGCGCTCGAGATCAAAGCCGATGGCGTTTCCAATCAGGACCTCAACATTCTTTTTGCCGTGTAGAGCACTGCGAATCGGCGCCGAAATGTCTGCCGGCGATAAAGCGGCCAATGCGACCTGATACAGCAACGGCTGGAATGTATGGTGGTTCTTGCGATCGAGCAGCAGAACGCGGACATTCGCTTTCGCTAGACCGAGAGCGGCTTTAAGTCCGCCGAAGCCGCCGCCGATTACCACAACACGGGGTATATAGGCAGGGGGCCGAGCCGAAGACGTATGCGGGCTGTCACTTTCCATACTTATTCGATGTTCGAGTGCAGGTGAAGTGACCGAAAGTAATGTCTACTAAGTAGCTGCCCCGATTGTACGTCTAAGGGCCTCATGCTAACTTTCGCCAAGCTTCCACCGTCCGCCTGAGGCGGATGATTCGTGTGCCACAGGTTAGTGCGGAGCGAAGGGTGCTCTGGGCCGTGCGCGCCGAGCAAGGGATAGACGATGAACATCGATGATTTGCTCCGGATAGCCATGGACCGCAAGGCATCCGACTTGCATTTGAAGGTTGGCAACTTTCCTCACATTCGCATCGACGGCGAACTCGTGCCGCTAAGCGAGCAATCTCGCACGACCGCGGAAGACATGCTGAACATGGCTTTCAGCATGATGTCGAATCGCCAGAAGCAGAAATTCAAAGAGACCGCCGAGCTCGATATGGCGTACGGAGTCGCGGGACTGGGGCGTTTCCGTGTGAACGTCTTCCAGCAGCGCGGCAACGTTGGATTGGTGCTGCGCGTCATCCCGACGAAGATTCGCGTCCTTGACGAGCTCTATCTGCCGAAAGTCATCGAAAAGATTTGCGATGAAGCTCGCGGGCTCGTTCTCGTGACCGGCGTTACCGGTTCGGGAAAATCGACGACGCTGGCGGCAATGATAGATCGCGTGAATTCGCTGCGGCCTGAGCACATCATCACCATCGAAGACCCTATCGAATTCCTGCATCGCGACAAGCGCGGGTTCGTGAACCAGCGCGAAGTGGAAGTCGATACGCCTTCGTTTGCATCGGCGCTGCGCGCCAGTTTGCGTCAGGATCCAGACGTCATTCTGGTCGGCGAAATGCGCGACCTGGAAACTATCTCGACGGCACTACACGCCGCCGAAACTGGACACATGGTTTTCTCCACGCTGCACACGCTCGATGCGGTGGAGACCATCAACCGTATTATTTCCGTGTTTCCTCCGCCGGAGCAGAAGCAGGTTCGCATGCAGCTTGCCGCGACTCTGCGCGCCGTCATCAGCCAACGACTGGTGCGTAAAGCGGACGGTAATGGCCGAGTTCCCGCTGTAGAGATACTCATTTCTACAGCCTTCATCCGCGAATGCATTATTACGCCGGAAAAAACGCGCATGATCCGCGAGGCGCTCGCCGGTGGCACTTCCCAATATGGGATGCAGACATTTGACCAGTCTCTCTACGACCTGTATCAACAAGGGCTCGTCACTTACGAAACAGCATTGGAAAACGCTACCAATCCCGACGACTTCAAACTGAAGGTGCAAGGTATCGGTTCTACCGCAGATGCCGCACGCGAGCAGATGGAGGCGGCGGGGTTCGGCAGATAGGGACCTCTGATTTTGTCATTCCGAACGTAGGCTCACGCCTGTAGTTTGCGTGAGCTGGAGTGAGGAATCTCTATCAAGCAACCATTCCCGTCGGGACACATTGTCGAGTCGGTAGGGATGCCTCACGCCAACATCAGGCGTTCGGCATGACAGCACGTTCCAACATGCAGCGGGCGCCACGATCAACCGCTCCTTGCTATCCTGCAACTTCATGTCTTCGACGATCCGAATTGCCAAACAATTCTGCGGACCACCGACCAGCGGCAACGGCGGATACAGCTCGGGAATGGTGGCATCGCTCCTGCCGGGAGCATGTGAATGCACTCTGCGCAAGCCGATACCGCTGGAACGCGATCTCCAAACAGAAGTCTTTGAGAACGTGGCTCGCCTGCTGGATGCCGCCGAGATCATCATCGAAGCCGCGCCAACAGAAATTCCAAAGGCGGAACGCCAGGGAGTAATGTTCGTCGAAGCGCAACGCGCAGCCCTCAATTCTCCGGCATTCGCGAACCATCCATTTCCGACTTGCTTCACATGCGGTCCGGAGCGCGCAGCTGGAGACGGCCTGCGAATTTTTCCAGGGCGGCTGGATGAGAAGAACGAGAGCAGCTCGATTTTTGCCGCGCCGTGGATCCCCGATCCTTCTTTAGCGAGTGGCGGCGTACTCGTTCGTCCTGAATTCGTATGGGCCGCAATGGATTGCCCCACGGGCTTCGCTGCCGGCTTCCCTTGGCGAGGAACTCTGGTTACCGGACGCCTTGCCGTGGAGCAAGTCGCACCGGTGTATCCCCTACGTCCCTACGTTGTGATGAGCTGGCCGACAGGAAACGAAGGACGCAAATTTCATGCTGGGGCAGCTCTCTACGGTCCAGACGGACAGTTGTGCGCGAACGCGCGCGCGACATGGATAAAGCTGGAGTAAAGCTGGAGTAAAGCGGCTACTGGCCACTGGCTTCCGGCTTCCGGCTCGAAAGCGCCAGGAATGGGAGTGTGCACAAACCCCTATCAGCCATCGCAAGCTCCTGCCCCTTCATCTCATCAGGCAGCACTCTGCCAGCCATGGATGCCGTTCCCGATCTGACTTCAGCTACTCAGGAAGCGAAACCGAAGCACGCGCACAAAGCCGCGTGGGGCGCGATGTTCGCCGGAGCGGCTCTGTCTGTTTATGGCTGGACGCGTAAATCGGCATCGGGAGCAGCTCTCGGCGTTGCAGGCGGCGCGATTGCACTCAAAGCGGCGAGCGCTGGACCAATCGCTGATCTAGTCGGGACAGAGACTTGCCTGAGCCACAGCGTAATCGTAATGGCGAGGGCAGCAGAGATTTACTCTTTCTGTAAAAACGCCCACAAGGCACAGATATGGATCGGAAGACTGCGTGACCTCCCTTCGGCTGCAAGTCAGGAGAATGGGAGGGGAAAGTCCGATCCCATTATGGAATCCGCCGACTCGGAGCTTAGAATTCTCGAGGATGTGCCCCACCAACGACTCCGCTGGCAGATTCTTGATCATCGCGCACGGTGCGAAGACTGCATCGCAGAACTGACGCTCGCTGATCTGCCTGCTGTTCGGGGGACACTGGTCACGCTGGCTCTCCGCTACAAACTCCCCACCGGCATGCTTCATTCCGCC encodes:
- a CDS encoding type IV pilus twitching motility protein PilT translates to MNIDDLLRIAMDRKASDLHLKVGNFPHIRIDGELVPLSEQSRTTAEDMLNMAFSMMSNRQKQKFKETAELDMAYGVAGLGRFRVNVFQQRGNVGLVLRVIPTKIRVLDELYLPKVIEKICDEARGLVLVTGVTGSGKSTTLAAMIDRVNSLRPEHIITIEDPIEFLHRDKRGFVNQREVEVDTPSFASALRASLRQDPDVILVGEMRDLETISTALHAAETGHMVFSTLHTLDAVETINRIISVFPPPEQKQVRMQLAATLRAVISQRLVRKADGNGRVPAVEILISTAFIRECIITPEKTRMIREALAGGTSQYGMQTFDQSLYDLYQQGLVTYETALENATNPDDFKLKVQGIGSTADAAREQMEAAGFGR
- a CDS encoding NAD(P)/FAD-dependent oxidoreductase, whose translation is MESDSPHTSSARPPAYIPRVVVIGGGFGGLKAALGLAKANVRVLLLDRKNHHTFQPLLYQVALAALSPADISAPIRSALHGKKNVEVLIGNAIGFDLERRVINLEGGDYVVYDYLVLATGATHSYFGHDHWEAFAPGLKSLEDATEIRRRVLLAFELAERESLLDGIQRPLNFVIVGGGPTGVELAGAISEIARHVLSRDFHGTDPRRARVILLEGGPRVLPAYAEDLSASAQKQLEQLGVEVHTSTMVTNVEPGAVWVGDERIASAVTLWAAGVKASPLGQALGAKVDRSGRVFVNNRLNIESHPEIFVIGDLAHFEQDGAPVPGVAPVAIQMGQYVAKEIRRRISGEPSQAFSYWDKGSMATIGRSKGIAQIGKIHLSGFLAWSAWLFIHLIYLIGYRNRFFVLLNWAWQYLSWQSGARLITGSNVLPGWQEHHEPAEEQKQGVG